The Colias croceus chromosome 18, ilColCroc2.1 genome has a window encoding:
- the LOC123699887 gene encoding uncharacterized protein LOC123699887: MLQIQGQIYHQAGSLLPYPDADHQFLQIYFIGDENRELDQRCAIVSNTRREIIRELQRFFHQHNALVQLFKIALDRMPTDNHKIVIRADRTPFGEHARRFNAPTIDEVAIVILGDQFQSRDIVLHRRNEQLQRVSELHRSYDALQYPILHWKGDDGYHINIPMIDPRTGLHIQKKVSAMNFYSYRLMIRPQEQNYILKCGKLYHQYIVDMYAKIETERLNFIRFNQAKLRSEEYIHLQDAIANDANVNDIGRLTILPSSYIGSPRHMNEYAQDAMSYVRKYGRPDLFITFTCNPQWDDIKNNLFEGQSTTDRHDITARVFRRKLKALMDLIVKLRVFGEVRCHMYSIEWQKRGLPHAHILIWLVNKITPDQIDNVISGEIPDQTVDPELFDVVVKNMIHGPCGELNMNSPCMIDGKCSKRYPRQLTSDTITGNDGYPLYRRRSPNDNGKTATIRMRNQDVEVDNRWVVPYCPLLSKKFKAHINVEYCNSVKSIKYICKYVNKGSDMAVFGVAGDNRNDEITQYQLGRYISSNEAVWRILSFPMHERHPVVVHLAVHLENGQRIYFNEANALERAAHPPATTLTAFFKLCETDTFARNLLYSEVPQYYTWNVSSKKFQRRKQGTAVDGHSGIFKTDAIGRMYTVHPNNAECFYLRLLLVNVNGPKSFQELRTVDGHLCQTYREACQLLHLLEDDAHWDSTLNDASTSAHPQQIRMLFAIILSTCMPSNPLELWNKYKNYMAEDILIRMRHHARNPDLLITLEMCNEALIIIEDICLTIANKALVQLGMTAPNRPMHDLFDRELQREQEFNCNDLRLFVQSNITKLNIQQKHVYDTIMQAVSNNAGGLYFLDAPGGTGKTFVISLILATIRSDQKIALALASSGIAATLLEGGRTAHSALKLPLNVQVIETPTCNISRNSAMAKVLRLTSIILWDECTMANKKSLEAFNRTMQDLRGNQQLFGGALILLSGDFRQTLPVIPRSTPADEINACLKSSVLWRYLQKLTLNINMRVHLQNDPAAHEFSKQLLEIGDGKIQIDRTNGLIAVPNNFCTIAQSIDELIECVFPNIVQNYRNHDWLTERAILAPKNIHVNAINFQIQAKLPGVVTKYKSIDSVMNQDEAMNYPIEFLNSLEPAGMPPHCLNLKVGSSIILLRNINPPKLCNGTRLAVKKLLPNLIEATILTGKSKGEVVLIPRIPMIPTDMPFEFKRLQYPVRLSFAMSINKAQGQTLHVCGVNLEEHCFSHGQL, translated from the exons ATGTTACAGATTCAGGGCCAGATTTATCATCAAGCTGGTTCGTTATTGCCATACCCCGACGCTGATCATCAATTtttgcaaatttattttattggtgaTGAAAATCGTGAATTGGATCAACGTTGTGCAATTGTTTCGAATACAAGACGAGAAATTATTCGTGAGCTACAAAGGTTTTTCCATCAGCATAACGCATTAGttcaattgtttaaaattgctCTCGATCGTATGCCAACTGATAATCACAAAATCGTAATAAGAGCTGATAGAACACCTTTTGGAGAGCATGCAAGGCGATTTAATGCACCAACAATTGATGAGGTTGCAATTGTAATTCTTGGTGATCAGTTTCAATCCCGTGATATTGTACTTCATCGTAGAAATGAGCAATTGCAACGTGTTTCGGAACTTCATCGTAGTTACGATGCATTACAGTACCCAATATTGCATTGGAAAGGTGACGATGGTTACCATATCAATATACCAATGATTGATCCACGAACAG gTCTACATATACAGAAAAAAGTTAGTGCCATGAATTTTTATTCGTATCGATTGATGATTCGTCCACAAGAACAAAATTATATCTTAAAATGTGGTAAACTATATCATCAGTACATCGTTGATATGTATGCCAAAATAGAGACTGAACGTCTTAATTTTATTCGTTTCAACCAAGCAAAATTAAGATCCGAAGAATATATTCATTTGCAAGATGCGATAGCGAATGATGCTAATGTTAATGACATCGGACGTTTAACTATATTGCCATCTTCGTATATTGGTAGCCCACGGCATATGAACGAATATGCACAAGACGCAATGTCTTATGTACGAAAATACGGTCGACCGGATCTGTTCATTACATTTACATGTAATCCGCAGTGGGATGACATCAAGAACAATTTATTTGAAGGCCAGTCGACAACTGATCGTCATGACATTACAGCACGTGTTTTTCGGCGAAAATTGAAAGCACTTATGGatttaattgtgaaattaCGTGTATTTGGAGAGGTGCGTTGCCATATGTACTCCATCGAATGGCAAAAAAGGGGATTGCCGCACGCACATATATTAATTTGGctggtaaataaaataactccGGATCAAATCGATAACGTTATATCAGGTGAAATTCCTGATCAAACTGTTGATCCTGAGTTATTTGATGTTGTCGTTAAAAACATGATACATGGTCCGTGCGGTGAACTAAATATGAATTCGCCATGTATGATTGATggaaagtgttcgaaacgatACCCAAGACAATTGACTTCAGACACAATAACGGGCAATGACGGATATCCGTTGTATAGACGTAGATCACCTAATGATAATGGCAAAACGGCAACCATTAGAATGCGTAACCAGGACGTTGAAGTTGATAATCGTTGGGTGGTTCCGTATTGTCCATTATTATCGAAAAAATTCAAGGCTCATATAAATGTGGAGTATTGTAATTCAGTCAAAtccattaaatatatttgcaaGTATGTAAATAAAGGGAGCGATATGGCTGTTTTCGGTGTAGCTGGTGATAATAGAAATGATGAAATTACTCAGTATCAACTGGGGCGCTATATTAGTAGTAATGAAGCTGTCTGGAGGATTCTGTCGTTTCCAATGCACGAAAGACATCCTGTGGTTGTTCACTTAGCTGTGCATCTTGAGAATGGCcaacgtatttattttaatgaagcaAATGCATTGGAAAGAGCAGCACACCCACCAGCGACTACGTTGACagcttttttcaaattatgcGAAACTGATACATTTGCTAGAAATTTGTTATATTCCGAAGTGCCTCAGTACTATACATGGAATGTGTCttcaaaaaaatttcaaagacGTAAACAAGGAACAGCAGTCGATGGGCATTCAGGCATTTTCAAAACAGATGCAATTGGGAGAATGTATACAGTACATCCAAACAATGCTGAGTGTTTTTATTTGCGATTGCTATTAGTTAACGTCAATGGCCCAAAATCATTTCAAGAATTAAGAACAGTCGACGGTCATTTGTGTCAAACATATCGTGAAGCATGTCAACTCTTGCATTTGTTGGAGGATGATGCACATTGGGATTCAACACTTAATGATGCATCTACGTCAGCTCATCCACAACAAATACGAATGCTATTTGCCATTATATTATCGACATGTATGCCATCAAATCCACTTGAATTATggaacaaatataaaaattatatggcAGAAGATATTTTAATTCGTATGCGTCATCATGCAAGAAATCCTGATTTGTTGATTACCTTGGAAATGTGCAACGAAgctttgataataattgaagATATATGTCTAACGATTGCAAATAAAGCATTAGTACAATTGGGTATGACCGCACCAAATCGTCCCATGCATGATTTGTTTGATCGTGAATTGCAACGTGAGCAGGAATTCAACTGTAATGATTTGCGTTTATTTGTACAATCGAATATaaccaaattaaatattcagcAAAAACATGTATATGATACAATCATGCAAGCCGTTTCCAATAATGCAGGtggattatattttttggatgCACCTGGTGGCACAGGTAAAACGTTCGTTATATCATTGATTTTAGCGACTATTCGATCAGATCAGAAAATTGCACTAGCACTTGCATCTTCGGGAATTGCTGCTACATTATTAGAAGGTGGTCGGACCGCACACTCTGCATTAAAATTGCCATTGAATGTACAGGTGATTGAAACTCCAACTTGCAATATATCGAGAAATTCTGCTATGGCAAAAGTTCTGCGATTAACGTCAATTATTTTATGGGATGAGTGTACAATGGCGAATAAAAAATCACTAGAAGCATTCAATCGAACAATGCAAGATTTACGTGGTAATCAACAGCTTTTTGGTGGTGCTTTGATATTACTTTCAGGGGATTTTCGTCAAACATTGCCTGTCATTCCTCGATCAACTCCTGCTGATGAAATAAATGCCTGCTTGAAGTCATCAGTTCTTTGGAGATATCTACAAAAATTGACACTAAACATTAATATGCGTGTTCACCTACAAAATGATCCAGCTGCCCATGAGTTCTCAAAACAATTGTTAGAAATTGGTGACGGCAAAATACAAATCGACAGAACCAACGGATTGATCGCTGTACCGAACAATTTTTGTACAATTGCGCAATCGATAGATGAATTGATTGAATGTGTTTTTCCGAATATTGTTCAGAATTACAGAAATCATGATTGGTTGACAGAACGCGCCATTTTAGCACCGAAAAACATTCATGTCAAtgcaattaattttcaaattcaagCGAAACTGCCAGGCGTAGTCacgaaatataaatcaattgaCAGTGTTATGAATCAAGATGAGGCAATGAATTATccaattgaatttttaaattcattggAGCCGGCTGGTATGCCACCGCATTGCTTGAATCTGAAAGTTGGTTCTTCGATTatattattgcgaaatattaaTCCACCAAAACTGTGTAACGGAACCAGATTGGCAGTGAAAAAGTTATTGCCAAATTTGATTGAAGCTACGATCTTAACTGGTAAATCAAAAGGAGAAGTTGTTTTGATACCGCGTATACCTATGATTCCAACTGATATGCCTTTTGAGTTCAAACGTTTACAATATCCTGTGCGTTTATCATTCGCGATGTCCATCAACAAGGCCCAAGGTCAAACACTTCACGTTTGTGGTGTGAATTTGGAGGAACATTGTTTTTCACATGGCCAGTTATAA
- the LOC123699765 gene encoding uncharacterized protein LOC123699765 — MEEIMKALQNIQKELNLQKIEIQKSGEKVTEQVTLNINKKIEEKFTILEEKHQTLKGKVEQQEKRIQYMENQARQRNIIFFGIEEGETSYHNLENIMLQFISEKLSLKFDCRNIQEIKRVGKKSDKPRPIIVTFSTLGLKINVLKQKRLLKDTQYYLNVDYPKYILEKRKELQEEANREREKGNKVSIKYDKLVISKSNNKRTMMTSPESDPRIQALAGNSTKRPMKKNKIKQSNPPIPRSNSVPEAVLKPSILSYLVNNNVNTTQNQTNDNITNNPHS, encoded by the coding sequence aTGGAGGAAATTATGAAAGCCCTACAGAACATTCAAAAAGAACTAAACttacaaaaaattgaaattcaaaAAAGTGGTGAAAAGGTTACAGAACAAGTAACACTCaacataaataagaaaatagaaGAAAAATTTACCATTTTAGAAGAAAAACATCAAACTTTAAAGGGAAAAGTTGAACAACAAGAAaaaagaatacaatatatgGAAAACCAAGCAAGACAAAGAAACATAATTTTCTTCGGTATTGAAGAGGGCGAGACATCCTACCACAACTTGGAGAACATTATGTTACAGTTCATTAGTGAAAAATTGTCCTTAAAATTCGATTGTAGAAACATTCAGGAAATAAAGAGAGTGGGGAAAAAAAGCGATAAACCGAGACCAATAATTGTAACTTTTTCTACCCTTGGTTTAAAGATCAACGTTCTCAAGCAAAAGAGATTATTAAAAGATACCCAATATTATTTGAACGTAGACTACCCTAAGTACATATtggaaaaaagaaaagaacTTCAAGAAGAAGCAAACAGAGAGCGCGAGAAAGGAAACAAAGTCTCGATAAAATACGATAAACTTGTGATATCAAAATCAAACAACAAAAGAACTATGATGACTTCCCCAGAGTCAGATCCCAGAATTCAAGCACTAGCTGGTAATAGTACAAAAAGACCtatgaagaaaaataaaataaaacaatcaaacCCACCTATACCCAGATCAAACAGCGTCCCTGAAGCAGTTCTAAAACCAAGCATTCTAAGCTACCTAGTAAACAACAACGTCAACACAACACAAAATCAAACCAACGACAATATAACCAACAACCCACACTCATAG